A window of the Streptomyces finlayi genome harbors these coding sequences:
- the glp gene encoding molybdotransferase-like divisome protein Glp, with translation MSSTIWSVDEHLDDILGSVKPLEPIELQLPDAQGCVLVEDVMVEVALPPFDNSSMDGYAVRIADVEGASQEFPAVLTVIGDIAAGSDGLTGDQIVGPGQAARIMTGAPLPEGAEAVVPVEWTDGGTGEGPASTMRAHSDAPEGASGEVRVHRSVEARAHVRARGSDVQPGDLALRAGSVVGPPQIGLLAAIGRATVRVRPRPRVVVLSTGSELVQPGEELTGGQIYDSNSFALTAAARDAGAIAYRVGAVADDAGTLRATIEDQLIRADIVVTTGGVSVGAYDVVKEALSSVGDEDEPGSGIDFRKLAMQPGKPQGFGSIGPDHTPLLALPGNPVSSYVSFELFVRPAIRTLMGLEDVHRPTVTATLAIEKALASPAGKRQFLRGTYDAEAGTVTPVGGAGSHLIAALAQADALIVLPEDVTSAEPGTTTQVILLR, from the coding sequence GTGAGCAGCACGATCTGGTCGGTGGACGAACACCTGGACGACATCCTGGGCTCGGTGAAGCCGCTCGAACCCATCGAGCTGCAACTGCCCGACGCCCAGGGCTGCGTCCTGGTCGAGGACGTCATGGTGGAGGTCGCGCTGCCGCCCTTCGACAACAGCTCGATGGACGGCTACGCGGTCCGGATCGCCGATGTCGAGGGTGCGAGCCAGGAGTTCCCCGCCGTCCTCACCGTCATCGGTGACATCGCGGCGGGCAGCGACGGACTGACCGGCGATCAGATCGTGGGCCCCGGGCAGGCGGCCCGCATCATGACCGGTGCCCCGCTGCCCGAGGGCGCCGAAGCGGTGGTCCCGGTCGAGTGGACGGACGGCGGTACGGGCGAGGGCCCGGCATCCACCATGCGGGCCCACAGCGACGCGCCCGAGGGCGCGAGCGGTGAGGTCCGCGTCCACCGTTCCGTCGAGGCCCGCGCCCATGTCAGGGCCCGGGGCAGCGACGTCCAGCCCGGCGACCTGGCCCTGCGCGCCGGCTCGGTCGTAGGACCGCCGCAGATCGGACTGCTCGCCGCGATCGGCCGCGCGACGGTCAGGGTGCGCCCGCGCCCCCGTGTCGTCGTCCTGTCCACCGGCAGCGAACTGGTCCAGCCGGGCGAAGAGCTGACCGGCGGCCAGATCTACGACTCCAACAGCTTCGCGCTGACGGCCGCCGCCCGGGACGCGGGAGCCATCGCGTACCGGGTGGGCGCCGTCGCCGACGACGCCGGGACACTGCGGGCCACGATCGAGGACCAGCTGATCCGCGCCGACATCGTCGTCACCACCGGTGGCGTCAGCGTCGGTGCGTACGACGTGGTCAAGGAGGCCCTGTCCTCGGTGGGCGACGAGGACGAGCCGGGCAGTGGCATCGACTTCCGCAAGCTGGCCATGCAGCCGGGCAAGCCCCAGGGCTTCGGCTCGATCGGCCCCGACCACACCCCGCTGCTCGCGCTGCCGGGCAACCCGGTCTCCAGTTACGTCTCCTTCGAGCTGTTCGTCCGGCCCGCGATCCGTACGCTGATGGGTCTCGAGGACGTTCACCGGCCCACGGTGACCGCGACGCTCGCGATCGAGAAGGCGCTCGCCTCACCGGCCGGCAAACGCCAGTTCCTGCGCGGGACGTACGACGCCGAGGCGGGCACCGTCACCCCGGTCGGCGGTGCCGGATCGCATCTGATCGCCGCGCTCGCCCAGGCCGACGCGCTGATCGTGCTGCCCGAGGACGTCACATCCGCCGAGCCCGGCACGACGACCCAGGTCATCCTGCTCCGCTGA
- a CDS encoding 5-formyltetrahydrofolate cyclo-ligase, with translation MNDETSGKASLRRELLAVRALLTSQSIEETAAALASSALELPELADARTVAAYVSVGREPGTRALIDTLRERGVRVLLPVLLPDNDLDWAVYEGPEHLARAGRGLREPDGVRLGPGAVLGADAVLLPGLAVDGRGMRLGRGGGSYDRVLARLAAAGARPALVVLLYGNEVVARVPEEPHDHPVDAVVTPAGARRFT, from the coding sequence TTGAATGACGAAACATCAGGAAAGGCGTCCCTGCGACGCGAATTGCTCGCCGTCCGGGCCCTCCTGACCTCGCAGAGCATTGAGGAGACCGCCGCGGCCCTCGCGTCCTCGGCACTGGAGCTCCCGGAACTGGCGGACGCGCGAACGGTCGCCGCGTACGTGTCCGTGGGGCGCGAGCCGGGGACCCGCGCGCTGATCGACACGTTGCGCGAGCGGGGCGTCCGGGTCCTGCTGCCGGTGCTCCTCCCGGACAACGACCTCGACTGGGCGGTGTACGAAGGACCGGAGCATCTCGCCCGGGCGGGTCGCGGACTGCGTGAGCCGGACGGCGTACGCCTGGGGCCCGGCGCCGTCCTCGGCGCCGACGCCGTCCTGCTGCCCGGTCTCGCGGTGGACGGGCGCGGGATGCGGCTGGGGCGCGGGGGCGGCAGTTACGACCGGGTCCTCGCCCGGTTGGCCGCGGCGGGCGCGCGGCCGGCGCTGGTCGTCCTGCTGTACGGGAACGAGGTGGTCGCGCGGGTCCCGGAGGAACCGCACGACCACCCCGTGGACGCCGTGGTGACGCCGGCCGGAGCGCGGCGTTTCACCTAG
- the moaC gene encoding cyclic pyranopterin monophosphate synthase MoaC: protein MSTQNRLTHIDEAGAARMVDVSDKDVTTRVARASGRVLVSPRVIELLRGEGVPKGDALATARIAGIMGAKRTPDLIPLCHPLAVSGVNVDLSIADDAVEITATVKTTDRTGVEMEALTAVSVAALTVIDMVKAVDKAAVITDVRVEAKSGGKSGDYRRQAPEGAGE, encoded by the coding sequence GTGAGTACGCAGAACAGGCTGACGCACATCGACGAGGCGGGCGCCGCCCGGATGGTCGATGTGTCCGACAAGGACGTCACCACGCGCGTCGCCCGCGCCAGCGGCCGGGTCCTCGTCTCCCCACGCGTCATCGAACTGCTCAGAGGCGAGGGCGTGCCCAAGGGAGACGCGCTCGCCACGGCGCGGATCGCGGGAATCATGGGCGCCAAGCGCACCCCGGACCTGATCCCGCTCTGCCACCCGCTCGCCGTCTCGGGTGTCAACGTCGATCTGAGCATCGCGGACGACGCGGTGGAGATCACCGCCACGGTGAAGACCACCGACCGCACGGGCGTCGAGATGGAGGCCCTGACCGCCGTCTCGGTGGCCGCGCTCACGGTCATCGACATGGTCAAGGCGGTCGACAAGGCCGCAGTGATCACGGACGTCAGGGTCGAGGCCAAGTCGGGCGGCAAGTCCGGCGACTACCGGCGCCAGGCGCCGGAAGGAGCCGGGGAATGA
- the galU gene encoding UTP--glucose-1-phosphate uridylyltransferase GalU, giving the protein MTQSFPRISKAVIPAAGLGTRFLPATKATPKEMLPVVDKPAIQYVVEEAVAAGLSDVLMITGRNKRPLEDHFDRNYELENALTRKGDGERLSKVQESSDLATMHYVRQGDPRGLGHAVLCAAPHVGDQPFAVLLGDDLIDPRDPLLARMIDVQEREGGSVIALMEVEPSQVHMYGCAAVEPTADGDVVRITGLVEKPDPADAPSNLAIIGRYVLDPAVFGILRQTEPGRGGEIQLTDALQLLAEDEKVGGPVHGVVFKGRRYDTGDRGDYLRAIVRLACEREDLGPDFRTWLRRYVTEEM; this is encoded by the coding sequence ATGACTCAGTCGTTTCCCAGGATCAGCAAGGCCGTCATCCCGGCCGCAGGTCTCGGCACACGCTTCCTGCCGGCCACCAAGGCCACTCCCAAGGAGATGCTGCCGGTCGTCGACAAGCCCGCGATCCAGTATGTCGTCGAAGAGGCCGTCGCAGCCGGTCTCTCCGACGTGCTGATGATCACCGGCCGTAACAAGCGTCCCCTTGAGGACCACTTCGACCGGAATTACGAACTGGAGAACGCGCTCACCCGCAAGGGCGACGGCGAACGGCTCTCCAAGGTTCAGGAGTCCAGCGACCTGGCCACCATGCACTACGTACGCCAGGGCGACCCGCGCGGCCTCGGCCACGCGGTCCTCTGCGCCGCGCCGCACGTCGGTGACCAGCCCTTCGCCGTGCTTCTCGGTGACGACCTGATCGACCCGCGCGACCCGCTGCTCGCCCGGATGATCGACGTCCAGGAGCGTGAGGGCGGCAGCGTCATCGCTCTGATGGAGGTCGAGCCCTCGCAGGTCCACATGTACGGCTGCGCGGCCGTGGAGCCCACCGCCGACGGGGACGTCGTGCGCATCACCGGCCTCGTGGAGAAGCCCGACCCGGCCGACGCACCCAGCAACCTCGCCATCATCGGCCGGTACGTCCTGGACCCTGCCGTCTTCGGAATACTGCGTCAGACCGAGCCCGGCCGGGGCGGCGAGATCCAGCTCACGGACGCGCTGCAGCTCCTGGCGGAGGACGAGAAGGTCGGCGGTCCGGTGCACGGAGTCGTCTTCAAGGGCCGCCGCTATGACACCGGTGACCGGGGCGACTATCTGCGTGCCATTGTCAGACTCGCGTGCGAACGTGAAGACCTGGGACCGGACTTCCGGACCTGGCTGCGCAGATACGTCACCGAGGAGATGTAA